One genomic window of Falco cherrug isolate bFalChe1 chromosome 20, bFalChe1.pri, whole genome shotgun sequence includes the following:
- the PPP1R1B gene encoding protein phosphatase 1 regulatory subunit 1B encodes MDPKDRKKIQFSVPAPPSQLDPRAVEMIRRRRPTPAMLFQLSEHSSPEDESLPYQRASGEGCLLKPKRTNPCAYTPPSLKAVQRIVQSHLESGLVGGDSSDGEADDGEHELSHACDPDSTLETAPGSQGRAERSFFPAGPKAHKRKGGQKVSFAGGLEERGEALKSLTVSEIPEDPEGAEGDEEEPGREQEEGGSGERRHVGFAPPGPERHAPTFPLGTS; translated from the exons ATGGACCCCAAGGACCGCAAGAAGATCCAGTTCTCGGtgccagccccccccagccagctggacCCCCGCGCTGTTGAGATG ATCCGCCGGCGGAGGCCCACGCCGGCCATGCTCTTCCAGCTCTCCGAGCATTCCTCCCCAG AGGACGAGTCCCTGCCCTACCAG CGTGCCTCCGGTGAGGGCTGCCTGCTGAAACCAAAGAGGACCAACCCGTGTGCCTACACACCGCCCTCGCTCAAAG CGGTGCAGCGCATCGTGCAGTCCCACCTGGAGAGTGGCCTGGTGGGGGGGGACAGCTCCGACGGGGAGGCCGATGACGGGGAGCACGAGCTGTCCCACGCCTGCGACCCCGACAGCACCCTCGAGACTG CCCCggggagccagggcagagccgAGCGGAGCTTCTTCCCCGCCGGCCCCAAGGCGCACAAGCGGAAAG GCGGGCAGAAGGTGTCCTTCGCCGGCGGGCTGGAGGAGCGCGGCGAGGCCCTGAAATCCCTGACGGTGTCGGAGATCCCGGAGGATCCCGAGGGAGCGGAGGGTGACGAGGAGGAGCCGGGacgggagcaggaggagggtgGCAGCGGGG AGCGGCGACACGTTGGCTtcgcgccccccggccccgagCGCCATGCGCCCACCTTCCCGCTGGGCACCAGTTAG